The genomic interval GAACGGGTAGAACGCGGCCGCCGTCCTATGGCTGCAACCGATTTCGACGCCGTCTTCAGCCACTGGCGCCGGGTCTTGGCGCTGGATGGCCGGCTCAAAGGCCACTACATCAACATCTCCGCCCCCGCCGTCTTCGACCCCGCCGCCCGCACCCTCATCTGGCGCGACCTGGCCCTCGACATCTGGGCGCCCGCTGCTGGCGACCCCCTGCTCCTGGACGAAGACGAGTACGCCGCCCTCGGCCTGGCCGCCTCCGACCCCGCCCTCCACCAACAAGTGCAGCAGGCCGTCGCCCACCTCTGGCAGCAGGCCACCCTGCGGAGCGGCCCTTTTGCGCCCTGACATGGCTGCACCTCCCCGCCCATGCGCCCCCAGTCGTCCACCGCCCAACTCCTCAACCTCCTCCTCATCGCCGTCCTCATTCTCGCCGGCCTGTCTTTGATCGGCCTGGCCGCGGGCCTCTTCGCCTACTCCGGCGTCGCCGCCACCCTGCCCTCGCCGCAGGAACTGCAAGACCGCGCCAACACCTTCAAATCCACCGCCATCTACGACCGCAACGGCGGGCTGCTGTACGAAATCTTCCCCAGCGACGCCGGCCGGCGCATCCTCGTCCCCCTGGCCAGCATCAGCCCCAACCTGATCAACGCCGTCCTCGCCACCGAAGACCCCAACTTCTACCGCCATCCCGGCGTCGACCCGTCCGGCGTCGCCCGCGCCCTTTACTACGCCCTGCGCCGCGACAGCCGTCTGCCCGGCGGCAGCGGCATCCCCCAGCAGCTTGTCAAG from Caldilineales bacterium carries:
- a CDS encoding DUF402 domain-containing protein codes for the protein MLTIHKTTPAGSPAATYPAWLLDDGDPLLVLAQWTRPTLALPYVTFAQGDLLIETFYRDRPYNIFSLYHGAGIEDDLGERVERGRRPMAATDFDAVFSHWRRVLALDGRLKGHYINISAPAVFDPAARTLIWRDLALDIWAPAAGDPLLLDEDEYAALGLAASDPALHQQVQQAVAHLWQQATLRSGPFAP